Within the Herbaspirillum sp. RTI4 genome, the region CCAGCAAGGCCGACAAGAGAGAATTTTCAGACGTGCTTTTTTTGAAATTCAAATGGATCTGATCCCACTTTTCCTGCAACTCTTCCAGATCCATATACCGTCGGGCAATTCTGACTTTGGCCACCGTCAGTTCCCCTGCATGCGTCATCAGCATATCGAGCTTGCGGGTTTCCACGCGGATGGTTTCAATCACAAACTGCTCCGCCCCCGCCTTGCCGCCCAGGATGGCTTTACTGACATTGAACATCTCATCGATCTGGCCCGCTGAGCCCGCATCAGAACTCCTCCGTTCGCCTGACATCGCAACATTTTCTTCGCTACCGGAATCGGCAAATAAGACCGCATCCGTAGCAGATTCGCGCTCCGCCCCAATGCCACCCGCGTCGCCCGCATCTGCCGCCTTGAGCACATCCAGCACAGCACCGACATCCACATTCGCGCGCTCGCCATGTGTCGCCTCGTTGACCAGTTTACGAATGGCATCCAGCGATTTGCACATGCAATCGATGGCCGCGCTGGTCAGCCGCTGTCCGCTGGTTCTGGCCTTGCCTAAAATATCTTCAAAGCGATGAAAAATGCGCTCGATATCGTACAGCTCCAGCATCCGCGATGCGCCCTTCAAACTATGTGACTCACGGAACAGCTCTTCAAGCAAAGGCACATTATCGGGATCTTTTTCAATGTGCAGCAAGCCGCTTTCAATGGCCTGCAAATGCTCGCTGCTTTCAATGCGAAACAGATCACGCAGTTCGCTGTCTTCAATCATGCTGGCTCCCATAACAGGCAGGGCAAATACCGCGCTTGAGTAGCGGACAATGCCCCGGCCAATCCACCTGCAAATCCACTTACCACCGTGGAATCATCATCGATGACTCATCATCGATGGCTCACGCTTTACATTATTTTCCTCAATTTATTATTCGTCTCGTTGAGGTTCTCAATGGCGGCCTTGCTCTGAATAAATCCTGTCGCCGTTTCCTTGGCACCGGCATTCATGGTGTTGGCTGCGCCCACCACTTCCGCAATGGCCGATGTTTGCTGTCTGGCATTGAGCGCGCTTTGCTGCGAACTTTGATACACCAGATTGGTGACGTTGGAAATCGATTCAAACAACTCGTTGACCCTGTCCACAATCCCCATCACCGTTTCGATATTGCGTGTTCCTTCTTCGGTCCGCATGATGGAAGTATCGGAAGCTTTTTGTATGCCCGACACAATCAACTTGGCCTGCTCCGCCGATTTTTTACTTTCCACCGACAGCTTGCGCACTTCTGCCGCTACTACCGAAAAACCTTTTCCATGCTCTCCCGCGCGCGCCGCTTCCACGGCGGCGTTCAGCGCCAGCATATTGATCTGGTTGGAGAGGTCCTTGAGCAGTTCGGTAATCGTGCCGATTTGTCCGGTCTGCTCGGACAGCGACAAAATCTGATCGGCAATCGCGCCTATCTTCAGCTTCAGACCATTCATCGCCTCCACCACCTGACGGATCGCATCATTACCGTCTTTGGTCAGGCTACTGGCGCTTTTCGCCATGTCGGCGGCGCTGGTCGACTGTTCCGTCGATTGTCGCGACGAGACCGAAAGCTCCTCCAGCGTCGTGGTCATTTCATTCGTCATGGCCGCTTGCTGGCTGGCAGTGCGTTCATGTTGAAGAATTTTCGCGGCAATTTCGTCGGAAGCGCTCACGCCCAAACTGATGCTACTGGTGATGCTGCGCATGAGCAGGAAGGCGGCCAACAGCCCAATAATAATGGAGCCGAGGGTCATCTCGATGATCAGAGTACGGACAGAGTTGTAGGTGTCCAGCGCTTCCTTTGCGCTCCGTGTAATTTCCGATTTTTGAAATTCGAAAAATGCTTCAATCGCATCGATGTATTTGATTTGCATCGGACGGGCTTCCTCCAGCAGAACCTTCTTCGCTTTGACGAAATCTTTCGTCGTGATCAGCCCGATGAAGCTCGTTTCCGGCACAAGATATACCGCACGCGCATCGACAATTTTCTTGAACAGTTCCCTGTCCTGACCGGGCTGATCGAGCTCCTTGTCCAGATCTGCCATGATTTCTTTGCGATGAATAATTTCCTTTTCCAGCCCTTTCACCTCTAGCGCAATCAAATCCGGCTCAGTGAGGATGAGCGTGTTACGCATGTGGCGCGCGCTTTGCAGTACGCTCACTTCCCATTCGCTGGCAAACACTATGCGGGGCACCCTGTCATCGCTAAGATGGACCAGGTTGTCTTTCAGCGCAGTCATATTAATCAGGCTAAAAGTGCCTAACATCAACATCAGCACCAGCATGAGGGAGAAGCCTAAAGTGATGCGGACCGACATTTTCATCTCATTGAATTTCATGACGAACCCCGTTTTTTTGACGACTATTAAAAGGATGAAGGCAATTCAATCTCTGGCAAAAGAGAAAAGGGAAAAAATATAAAATTAGCTGCGCTCACTCACGATCAGTTCTTTGCTTCTTAATATTTCAGGCAGATTGAGTATCGTCATTGCCTTGTCGTTGTAGTGAATCGTGCCGACGAAATAGCGCAACACATCCTGATGCGCAGAAGTAGGCAAAGGAACCACTTCGGTTGGATCGACCTGCACGATATCGTCGATATCGTCCACTGCCACGCCGACTAAAATGTTGTCCGTTGAACCGACCACAATCTTGGCACTAAGATTAAAGTTATCCACGGGCATTCCTAGTACCGTGCGGATATCAATGACGGTCAGAATATTGCCGCGCAGGTTCATGTTGCCCAACACATGGGAAGGACAATTGGGCAGAGGAATGATATTTTTTATTTTGGTGAATTCATTCACATAGCGGATATCCATGCCGAAATACTCATGCCCGAGCAGCACGACGGCAAATTGCTGGATTTCTTTTCCGGCATCCGCTTCGGTTTTGCGAATTAATTCCGCTGCCCGTTTTTGCAAAATATCGTGATCCGCAGAACTCAAGGGCTCCGCTGCCTGAACCACATTGCCCGAAAGACCTTCCTCCACAATCAGGTCGTCCCTGTGCGCAATGAGCAAGCGGTGATCGAGAATGCTGATGATCTGCTCGTCCACCCGCGCCATTCCCACTATCAGCGAGGATTGCCGATGCTGCGTGTCCTCCCACTTGGGCGGCAAATCAATTTGCGCTGCCTCAATGTGGATGACATCAAGCACCTCATTGACGATCATGCCCACCATCTCATGCCCCTCCTGGATGACCAGTACGGCATCGCTGAGATGGCGCTCCTGCCCTCTCCCGCCAAGCAACAGACTCAGGTCCAGCACCGGCATGATGCTGCCGCGCAAATTAATGACTCCGGCCACATACGCAGGCGCGCTTTCAATATGCTCGATAGCAGGCAGACTGAAGGTCATATTGACGAAGACCGAATCAATCGCATACAGGGAGTTGCGCATACTGAATACAAAATAAAGATTTCTGGATGCTTCCATTCAACCCCCGTTGGATAATTTAGCTTTGTATTGATCCAGCACCTTCAGCAACTCGCTGACGCTATGCCCATCGTAAAATTCAATGCTGGTTTTTTCCGGCATGTTTCTGGCGATCTGTAGCGCGGCATCCAGCATTTTCTCGGCCTTCTTTTTATCCGACTCCTGCTTGTAAATATTGAACAGTTCAATATGGCCGGCCAGAAATTCATGATCGATATACAAGGCTTTATTCAACAGCTCTTTACTCTCCTGACGCTTGCCCAAAATTTCGGCAATCTGGGACAACACAAAATAAGGCAGAGGAGAATCATGGTTGAGCGCAATGGCTTTGTGACAATCGGCAACGGCAAGATCGTAATTGCCTTGCCCGGCGTGCTTTTTCGCATGCTTAAGCAGCAAGGTGAAATCTGCAATCGGTTCTGATGAAGGATGCGGGGACGGATGCGGGGACGCCTGCGCTATTTTTTTTTGCGCCTGTTGTGGCGGCGAAACAAGCGTTGAAGAGGGGGTAAAAGAAGAAATAGCGACTGAATCAACAACAGGGGTAGATGATAATTTGGGATGTCTTCTGTTGCCGACTACCGGGGCTGTCACTGGTCTGGCGTCCGGTTGCGTGTTCGCTGCCACCTCTTTCCGATAAATGATCAGTTGATCTATCCATTCGACTTTCAAATCATGATTGTGAAACATGCCGAACTCGCTGTGTCCGGTCATGAGATAGCCATGCTCGGTTAAACAAGCGGCCATTTTTTTGGCGATCAGATTGATTGTCTTCGGCAAAAAATAAATGAATACGTTGCGGCAAATGATGAAATCGAAGGAGTAGAGCCCGGAGTAGAGATTGGGAAATTCATCCTCCACCAGGTTGCCATACGCAAACGTCACCATGTCCTGTATGTCCTGGTTAATTTTCCAGCCTTCCGCTTGCCGGGTGAAATAGCGGCTCTGCAAACCCGGATCAACCTGCCGGAATGACCAGTCGCTGTAAATGCCGGTTCTGGCCCGATTCAGAATGCTTTGATTGACATCGGTTGCCATGATGCAGATGTCCCATTTCTGGTTCGGGTCCAACAAAGACAGCAATTGACTGAGCAAAATAGCGATGGAATACGCTTCCTCGCCTGAGGCGCAAGCAGCGCTCCAGATGCGTAATTTGCGCATGGATTTATTTTGACTGATCAGCGTTGGAAGAATATGGTCCCGGAGTAAATCGCATTGCCCCTTGTCACGGAAAAAATACGACTCGCCCACCGTCAACAAGGCCATCAATTCATTCCACACCGGTGTTGACCCAGTATTTCCCTGCTGCAAACCAGTCAGAAAGGTGTCGGTATCCATCCCTAGTTTCACCCGGCTCATCTCCTCAATTTCTTTAGCCAGGCCGGTACGCGCTTCGGCACGCACAATCAACCCTGTGCGCCTCTCAATTAACCGGACAAGCTGACTGAACCAATCATTCACGCTTAACCTCTGACCTAGTTATCGAGCAATGAAATCAGGTACATCTGAAAAGGTATGGCGAAACTTGTAAGCTGCAGTGAAGAAGCGCAACCGTACTTGAGTACGATGAGCATTGTGAATCCTTGCAGCCCTAAGATTGCACCGCGCAGTAGCTTAATCAGCGGTTCTTAGGGAAGAGCGGCTTTATCGTCCGAATACATTTCTTTTATTTTGAGAATCTCAGGAAGTGCCCGTTCCAGCGCATCAATCAAGCTCGGATCGAAATGAGTGCCGGCTCCTTTTTTTATTTCTACGATTGCCGCGTCTACCGCCCAGCCTTCTTTATAGGGCCGCTTGCTGGTGAGTGCGTCAAATACATCGGAAATCGCCACGATGCGACCCGATAGCGGAATTTCTTCGTCTTTGAGTTGTTTTGGATAACCGCTACCGTCCCATTTCTCATGGTGGGTCAGGGCAACGACGCTGGCAAGCGCGAGCAGAGGGTTGACGGCGTCGCCTAAAATATCGGCACCGATTTCAGGATGCTTACGCATGATGGCCCATTCATCTGCATCCAACTTTCCATTCTTTTGCAGAATGCGGTCGGGGATGCCAATTTTTCCTACGTCATGCATGGGCGCGACGGTCAATAACATGTCGGCAGAAATATCATCGACACCGTAGGCCAGGGCAATCAGACGAGAATAGTGACTCATCCTGAGAATATGGTTGCCGGTATATTCGTCTTTATATTCGGAGGCGCACGCCAGTCGGAGGATGATCAGTTTTTGGGTTTGCTCCAGCTCAATTGTGCGTTGACGTACTTGCACTTCGAGTTCGCGCTTCTGGTCATACAGAGCTAGATGGGTACTGATCCGCGCCAGCACTACGGCAGGACTGATGGGTTTGGTGATGTAATCCACACCACCGACATCGAAGCCTTTTTTTTCGTCTGCCACATCGTTCATGGCAGTCACGAAAATAATAGGGATTTTTGCCAACCGAAAATCTTTTTTGAGTTCGACGCAGACCTCATAACCGTCCATGCCGGGCATCATGATGTCGAGCAAGATGATATCGGGAGGATTGGTTCTTGCCTCCTGCAGCGCCATCGCTCCATCAATAGCAATACGGACATCGTAAAAAGGCTCGAGCACATACCGCATTAACTCAAGATTGATTTCCGTATCATCAACAACCAGGACGCTCTGCTTTTCAAGCATGACAACCTCTTTTACGGTTATAGCATAAATGGAGCGGCGATGTTCCGTTTCTCACAGAGCAGATATAAACTCGGATAGGCTGTTTAAATAATTACATTTGAGACAATATATTATTATCTTTTATTAACTTGTTCGAACCAATTATATCCGCTAAAAACAAAATTTCAATAAAATAATATTTAAAAAAAATAAACAACTATTAAATTCATTTTAGAAATATTTATAATAAAGAAATATTTTTTATTGATAATATTTATAAAAATTAAATTAATTTTAATTGGTATCTGCATAGCAATATTTTACGAATAATATTAAATGACGTAGCGCCAGCTAAAGGTGCGAGACACCAATAATAAATTCCTGAAAAAGTGTGATGCGTTTCGTCAGATCAACGCAAGGAACGCAACCGTGCTCGCTAAAATACGGCAAAAAAAACCGCCATAAGATGGCGGCGCGCAGCGATAGGAGTGGCGAATCCTTGAATCAGGACTCACCAATCCGATTTAGTTATAAATCACTTCAATGCCACCAGTGCCGCCAGCAAAGGCTGCACTGCATCGGCAATCTGATCCAGACTCCGTTCACGCAAGGCCGCCAGATCGAGCGGTGCGGCCGTTTCCAGTCCCGCCCATACCAGCAGAGTTTGCAAAGCAGCCGGGGTATCGAATACGCCGTGCAGATACGTCCCCATCACTTGATCGTCAGCCGAACGCGCTCCCTCAGAACGACCATCAATATGCATCAATGGCCTTGCCATAGCCGCTCCGTGCGAAGTCCCCATGTGAATTTCGTAGCCGCTAATTTCAGCCTCGGCAAAAGCGCAGGGACCGCTGACTTGCGCCAGCCGCTTGGTCTGCGTCATTTCGGTGTCGATATCGAGCAAGCCGAAACCGGCGCTATCGCCCGCCGGGCCTTCCACGCCATGCGGATCGGCAACGCGATTTCCCAGCATTTGAAACCCGCCGCAGATCCCCATCACTTTCCCGCCATAACGCAAATGCTTTAGTAAAGCGGCATCCCAGCCATGCTTCTTGAGCCAGGCCAGATCAGCGCGTGTATTTTTACTGCCCGGCAAGATAATCAGATCGGCGGCTGGCACCGTCTGCCCGGCGGCAACAAAACGCAGATCGATTTGCGGATGCGCACGCAGAGCGTCGAAATCGGTGTGATTGCTGATGCGCGGCAATTGCGGCACGACGATGCGGAACGCCCCATGTCCAGACTGCCCTCCCTGCACCGTATCTTCCGCATCGAGTACCAGTCCTTGCAAATACGGCAGCACCGCCAGCACCGGTTTCCCGGTACGCTGCTCCAGCCAGTCCAGCCCCGATTGCAGCAAGCCGATATCGCCGCGAAAACGATTGATGACGAAGCCGATAATCCGCGCCTGTTCGCTTTCTGACAGGCAATCCAGCGTGCCGACGATA harbors:
- a CDS encoding chemotaxis protein CheW, giving the protein MEASRNLYFVFSMRNSLYAIDSVFVNMTFSLPAIEHIESAPAYVAGVINLRGSIMPVLDLSLLLGGRGQERHLSDAVLVIQEGHEMVGMIVNEVLDVIHIEAAQIDLPPKWEDTQHRQSSLIVGMARVDEQIISILDHRLLIAHRDDLIVEEGLSGNVVQAAEPLSSADHDILQKRAAELIRKTEADAGKEIQQFAVVLLGHEYFGMDIRYVNEFTKIKNIIPLPNCPSHVLGNMNLRGNILTVIDIRTVLGMPVDNFNLSAKIVVGSTDNILVGVAVDDIDDIVQVDPTEVVPLPTSAHQDVLRYFVGTIHYNDKAMTILNLPEILRSKELIVSERS
- a CDS encoding methyl-accepting chemotaxis protein, producing the protein MKFNEMKMSVRITLGFSLMLVLMLMLGTFSLINMTALKDNLVHLSDDRVPRIVFASEWEVSVLQSARHMRNTLILTEPDLIALEVKGLEKEIIHRKEIMADLDKELDQPGQDRELFKKIVDARAVYLVPETSFIGLITTKDFVKAKKVLLEEARPMQIKYIDAIEAFFEFQKSEITRSAKEALDTYNSVRTLIIEMTLGSIIIGLLAAFLLMRSITSSISLGVSASDEIAAKILQHERTASQQAAMTNEMTTTLEELSVSSRQSTEQSTSAADMAKSASSLTKDGNDAIRQVVEAMNGLKLKIGAIADQILSLSEQTGQIGTITELLKDLSNQINMLALNAAVEAARAGEHGKGFSVVAAEVRKLSVESKKSAEQAKLIVSGIQKASDTSIMRTEEGTRNIETVMGIVDRVNELFESISNVTNLVYQSSQQSALNARQQTSAIAEVVGAANTMNAGAKETATGFIQSKAAIENLNETNNKLRKIM
- a CDS encoding CheR family methyltransferase codes for the protein MRAEARTGLAKEIEEMSRVKLGMDTDTFLTGLQQGNTGSTPVWNELMALLTVGESYFFRDKGQCDLLRDHILPTLISQNKSMRKLRIWSAACASGEEAYSIAILLSQLLSLLDPNQKWDICIMATDVNQSILNRARTGIYSDWSFRQVDPGLQSRYFTRQAEGWKINQDIQDMVTFAYGNLVEDEFPNLYSGLYSFDFIICRNVFIYFLPKTINLIAKKMAACLTEHGYLMTGHSEFGMFHNHDLKVEWIDQLIIYRKEVAANTQPDARPVTAPVVGNRRHPKLSSTPVVDSVAISSFTPSSTLVSPPQQAQKKIAQASPHPSPHPSSEPIADFTLLLKHAKKHAGQGNYDLAVADCHKAIALNHDSPLPYFVLSQIAEILGKRQESKELLNKALYIDHEFLAGHIELFNIYKQESDKKKAEKMLDAALQIARNMPEKTSIEFYDGHSVSELLKVLDQYKAKLSNGG
- a CDS encoding HD-GYP domain-containing protein; translated protein: MLEKQSVLVVDDTEINLELMRYVLEPFYDVRIAIDGAMALQEARTNPPDIILLDIMMPGMDGYEVCVELKKDFRLAKIPIIFVTAMNDVADEKKGFDVGGVDYITKPISPAVVLARISTHLALYDQKRELEVQVRQRTIELEQTQKLIILRLACASEYKDEYTGNHILRMSHYSRLIALAYGVDDISADMLLTVAPMHDVGKIGIPDRILQKNGKLDADEWAIMRKHPEIGADILGDAVNPLLALASVVALTHHEKWDGSGYPKQLKDEEIPLSGRIVAISDVFDALTSKRPYKEGWAVDAAIVEIKKGAGTHFDPSLIDALERALPEILKIKEMYSDDKAALP
- a CDS encoding cobyric acid synthase: MSFPYPTLMVQGTTSDAGKTTLVAALCRLLARQGVSVVPFKPQNMALNSAVTVDGGEIGRGQALQALAAGVPPHSDMNPILLKPSSDTGAQVIVHGKVRADMHARDYHHYKKEAMVAVLASYHRLQQQYQTIVVEGAGSPAEINLRQHDIANMGFAEAVDCPVILVADIDRGGVFAHIVGTLDCLSESEQARIIGFVINRFRGDIGLLQSGLDWLEQRTGKPVLAVLPYLQGLVLDAEDTVQGGQSGHGAFRIVVPQLPRISNHTDFDALRAHPQIDLRFVAAGQTVPAADLIILPGSKNTRADLAWLKKHGWDAALLKHLRYGGKVMGICGGFQMLGNRVADPHGVEGPAGDSAGFGLLDIDTEMTQTKRLAQVSGPCAFAEAEISGYEIHMGTSHGAAMARPLMHIDGRSEGARSADDQVMGTYLHGVFDTPAALQTLLVWAGLETAAPLDLAALRERSLDQIADAVQPLLAALVALK